One Catalinimonas alkaloidigena DNA window includes the following coding sequences:
- a CDS encoding tetratricopeptide repeat protein yields the protein MQHIAPFVCWLGMDTNEPLFQEGLRLLQQEKYREAYQAFSKVLKAKPQHADALHQRGLASFRVQNFPLALTDFDQAVALAPHQAVYYADRAIVHYHQANAQAALADLDQAQALEPQNPYRYSSRAYVRAHYGDVEGAIADYQYAIELDPDDAIAHNNLGLLEEQRGYKQRAQRHFDRADTLSGDTPRAGQNVPTPATDAAAATPQPLPPTAPTEAARPGVGDYLRVMRELTTTRQGWREVADFIRKSLSS from the coding sequence ATGCAACACATCGCTCCTTTTGTGTGTTGGCTAGGCATGGACACGAACGAACCTCTTTTTCAGGAAGGACTGCGTCTGCTGCAACAGGAAAAGTACCGGGAAGCCTACCAGGCTTTTTCCAAGGTGTTAAAGGCGAAGCCTCAACACGCCGATGCCCTGCACCAGCGCGGGTTAGCCTCGTTTCGGGTGCAAAACTTCCCGCTGGCGCTGACCGACTTCGATCAGGCCGTGGCGCTGGCCCCGCACCAGGCTGTGTACTATGCCGACCGGGCCATCGTGCATTACCATCAGGCGAATGCGCAGGCGGCGCTGGCCGACCTCGACCAGGCGCAGGCGCTCGAACCGCAGAATCCCTACCGTTACAGCAGCCGGGCGTACGTGCGGGCTCACTACGGCGACGTCGAAGGGGCCATCGCCGATTATCAGTACGCCATTGAACTGGACCCTGACGACGCCATCGCGCACAACAACCTGGGGCTTCTGGAAGAGCAACGCGGCTACAAACAACGCGCCCAGCGCCATTTCGACCGGGCCGATACGTTGAGCGGCGACACGCCCCGCGCGGGCCAGAACGTCCCGACGCCGGCAACTGACGCGGCGGCTGCCACTCCGCAACCCCTTCCGCCCACTGCGCCGACCGAGGCCGCCCGGCCGGGCGTGGGCGACTACCTGCGGGTGATGCGCGAACTGACCACCACACGGCAAGGCTGGCGCGAAGTGGCCGACTTCATCCGCAAGTCGCTCTCGTCGTAA
- a CDS encoding GNAT family N-acetyltransferase, which translates to MKDYTIRKATREDVPALFRLIKELALFEKAPREVENSEEQLRKDGFGSDPLFGAYVAEIDGKVVGAAFYYWRYSTWKGKRLYLEDLIVEEDHRRKGIGNALFNQMIRVAQENDCNGMSLQVLEWNEPAINFYKRQFMTLDPEWVNAHMTRQQVESWRFDEEA; encoded by the coding sequence ATGAAAGACTACACCATTCGGAAAGCCACCCGCGAAGACGTTCCCGCGCTGTTTCGTCTGATCAAGGAACTGGCGTTGTTCGAGAAAGCTCCCCGCGAGGTAGAGAACTCGGAAGAGCAGTTGCGCAAAGACGGCTTCGGGTCTGATCCGCTGTTCGGCGCGTATGTCGCCGAAATCGACGGCAAGGTTGTTGGCGCCGCGTTCTATTACTGGCGCTATTCCACCTGGAAAGGCAAGCGCCTCTACCTGGAAGACCTGATTGTGGAGGAAGACCACCGGCGCAAAGGCATTGGCAACGCGCTGTTCAACCAGATGATCCGCGTGGCGCAGGAAAACGACTGCAACGGCATGTCGCTGCAAGTGCTGGAGTGGAACGAGCCCGCCATCAACTTCTACAAACGACAATTCATGACGCTCGATCCCGAATGGGTAAACGCCCACATGACGCGCCAGCAGGTGGAGTCGTGGCGATTCGACGAGGAAGCATAA
- the serS gene encoding serine--tRNA ligase — MLQVQFIRENQEKVLAGLQKRNFPNAETRVARILDLDTQRRELQGQLDRVLADANQRAKAIGQLMKTGQRDQAEIAKQEAAQLRTRSKELTDQLATAVATLDEWLVELPNVPHESVPAGTSADENEVVREVGEHPHLPTEALPHWDLIRQYNIIDFELGNKISGAGFPVYKGKGARLQRALVNFFLDKAMEAGYVEVQPPILVNRDSGYGTGQLPDKDGQMYHITADDLFVIPTAEVPITNLYRDVILEKDELPVRHVGYTPCFRREAGSWGAHVRGLNRLHQFDKVEIVQVRRPEESYQALEEMLAHVEHLLQQLQLPYRVLRLCGGDMGFTSALTYDLEVWSAAQQRWLEVSSVSNFETFQANRLKLRYRPEAGKKPEILHTLNGSALALPRIVAALLENNQTPEGVRLPDVLHPYTGFASIE; from the coding sequence ATGTTACAAGTTCAGTTTATTCGCGAAAATCAAGAAAAGGTGTTGGCTGGTCTGCAAAAGCGGAATTTCCCGAATGCCGAAACCCGCGTGGCGCGCATTCTGGACCTGGACACTCAGCGACGTGAATTGCAGGGACAACTCGACCGTGTGCTGGCCGATGCCAACCAACGCGCCAAAGCCATTGGGCAGTTGATGAAAACCGGACAGCGCGATCAGGCCGAAATTGCCAAGCAGGAAGCCGCTCAGCTCCGTACCCGCTCTAAAGAACTGACAGATCAACTCGCCACGGCCGTTGCGACCCTCGACGAGTGGTTGGTGGAATTGCCTAACGTACCCCACGAGAGCGTTCCGGCAGGGACGTCGGCGGATGAGAACGAAGTCGTACGGGAGGTTGGTGAGCACCCACATTTGCCCACGGAAGCGCTGCCGCATTGGGACCTCATTCGCCAGTACAATATTATCGACTTTGAACTAGGGAATAAAATTTCCGGAGCAGGTTTTCCGGTTTATAAGGGAAAAGGGGCCCGATTGCAGCGGGCGCTGGTCAACTTTTTCCTGGACAAGGCCATGGAAGCCGGATACGTCGAGGTTCAGCCCCCGATCCTGGTCAATCGCGACTCGGGTTATGGCACGGGCCAGTTGCCCGACAAAGATGGACAGATGTACCACATCACCGCCGACGATCTGTTTGTCATCCCGACGGCCGAAGTGCCCATTACCAACCTGTACCGCGACGTGATTCTGGAAAAGGACGAGCTGCCGGTGCGCCACGTGGGGTATACGCCCTGTTTCCGGCGGGAGGCGGGCTCGTGGGGAGCGCACGTACGGGGCCTGAACCGACTACACCAGTTCGACAAGGTGGAGATTGTACAAGTGCGCCGGCCGGAAGAATCGTACCAGGCCCTGGAAGAAATGCTGGCGCACGTCGAGCATCTGTTGCAACAGTTGCAGCTTCCGTACCGGGTGTTACGGTTATGTGGGGGCGACATGGGCTTCACCTCCGCCCTGACCTACGACCTGGAAGTGTGGTCGGCCGCGCAGCAGCGCTGGCTGGAAGTGAGCTCGGTCAGTAATTTCGAAACCTTCCAGGCCAATCGCCTCAAGCTGCGCTACCGGCCCGAAGCCGGCAAGAAGCCGGAGATCCTCCATACGCTCAACGGGAGTGCGCTGGCCCTGCCACGGATTGTAGCGGCGTTGCTGGAAAATAACCAGACACCCGAGGGAGTGCGCCTGCCCGACGTGTTGCATCCGTATACCGGCTTCGCGTCGATCGAGTAG